In Campylobacter concisus, a single window of DNA contains:
- a CDS encoding phosphatidate cytidylyltransferase has protein sequence MQSRIITGVLMFVAILVVFFIDNYILNFILLGAVLYFAFNESLKLYNIDHKQLVFAALAFYVLTYFTNPIFIAILAIMLVASILAHIKSENLKLVAPFVYPTTPIFMMWMLYSEYGVGYLVWLILSVVASDSGAFFVGKMFGKHPFSPSSPNKTIEGAAGGVAIGTVIGCIVGNFVTEGFFQILFSSFLVCVFAVWGDLFESYLKRLCGVKDSGSLFPGHGGMLDRIDGYLFGVVALLWSLSW, from the coding sequence ATGCAATCTCGCATAATCACTGGCGTTTTGATGTTTGTTGCTATTTTGGTAGTTTTTTTTATTGATAATTATATTTTAAATTTTATCTTGCTCGGCGCTGTGCTTTATTTCGCATTTAATGAGTCGCTCAAGCTTTATAATATCGATCACAAACAGCTAGTTTTTGCCGCGCTTGCTTTTTACGTGCTTACATATTTTACAAATCCAATATTCATAGCGATCCTTGCTATCATGCTAGTTGCTTCGATCCTAGCTCACATAAAAAGTGAAAATTTAAAACTAGTCGCACCTTTTGTATATCCGACCACGCCGATCTTTATGATGTGGATGCTTTACTCAGAGTATGGCGTAGGCTATCTTGTATGGCTTATTTTAAGCGTAGTTGCAAGCGATAGTGGTGCATTTTTTGTTGGCAAAATGTTTGGCAAACATCCATTTAGCCCAAGCTCACCAAACAAAACAATTGAAGGTGCAGCAGGTGGCGTAGCAATAGGCACAGTGATTGGCTGCATTGTTGGAAATTTTGTAACTGAAGGATTTTTCCAAATTTTATTTTCAAGCTTTTTAGTCTGCGTGTTTGCGGTTTGGGGAGATCTGTTTGAGAGCTACCTAAAAAGACTTTGTGGCGTCAAAGATAGTGGTTCGCTCTTCCCAGGACACGGAGGCATGCTTGATAGGATAGATGGCTATTTATTTGGCGTAGTAGCCCTACTTTGGTCGCTCTCGTGGTAA
- the dxr gene encoding 1-deoxy-D-xylulose-5-phosphate reductoisomerase, giving the protein MVALVVILGSTGSIGKNALNLCEKFGVEVEALSCAKNVDLLNEQILKFKPKFVCVGDEKLAKNVKNIETKNIFFGEAGLLQMLEISSSKKVINALVGFAGLAPSLKTQTLGKRLALANKESLVVGGKFLKTREILPIDSEHFGLKFLLENKTAPKRLIITASGGAFYKKPIKFLKDATPSDALKHPNWDMGAKITIDSATMANKLFEVMEAYWLYGIKDIEAVIEPTSAIHAVVEFIDGSSTMHLSRPDMKLAIAHAMFENVSENIVSHANLLDLKNIKFHKISLKKYPIFSLKDEVLANPDLGVVINAANEVGVFSFLEKKCSFLDISRLVLSSVKNFRNIKISNIDEIFEADKEVRNYTKRMLNAKV; this is encoded by the coding sequence TTGGTCGCTCTCGTGGTAATACTTGGCTCAACTGGTTCAATCGGCAAAAATGCCCTTAACCTTTGCGAAAAATTTGGAGTAGAGGTTGAGGCATTAAGCTGCGCTAAAAATGTAGATTTGCTAAATGAGCAAATTTTAAAATTTAAACCAAAATTTGTCTGCGTAGGCGATGAAAAGCTAGCTAAAAACGTAAAAAATATAGAAACTAAAAATATCTTTTTTGGTGAGGCTGGACTGCTGCAAATGCTAGAAATTTCAAGCTCAAAAAAGGTAATAAACGCCCTTGTTGGCTTTGCTGGCCTTGCTCCTAGTTTAAAGACGCAAACTCTTGGCAAAAGGCTTGCCCTTGCAAACAAAGAGAGTCTTGTTGTTGGCGGCAAATTTCTAAAGACTAGAGAGATTTTGCCGATTGATAGCGAGCATTTTGGACTTAAATTTCTACTTGAAAATAAAACTGCACCAAAAAGACTCATCATCACAGCAAGTGGCGGCGCATTTTATAAAAAGCCGATCAAATTTCTAAAAGACGCCACGCCAAGTGACGCACTAAAACACCCAAACTGGGATATGGGTGCAAAGATCACGATTGATAGTGCGACGATGGCAAATAAGCTTTTTGAGGTAATGGAAGCTTACTGGCTTTATGGTATCAAAGATATCGAAGCTGTGATAGAACCAACTTCTGCGATACACGCCGTAGTTGAATTTATAGATGGCTCAAGCACGATGCACCTCTCGCGGCCTGATATGAAGCTAGCTATCGCTCATGCCATGTTTGAAAATGTCAGTGAAAATATCGTTTCACATGCAAATTTACTTGATCTAAAAAATATAAAATTTCATAAAATCAGCCTTAAAAAATACCCCATTTTTTCACTAAAAGATGAAGTCCTGGCAAACCCTGATCTAGGTGTAGTGATAAATGCTGCAAATGAGGTTGGAGTATTTAGCTTTTTAGAGAAAAAATGCTCGTTTTTGGATATCTCAAGGCTCGTTTTAAGCTCTGTTAAAAATTTTAGAAATATTAAAATTTCAAATATTGATGAAATTTTTGAAGCTGATAAAGAAGTTAGAAATTACACAAAAAGGATGTTAAATGCAAAGGTATGA
- a CDS encoding uracil-xanthine permease family protein produces MQRYEGYKFDPKQSLIGVQFLFVAFGALVLVPILTGLDANVALFTAGLGTLLFQLITRKNVPPIFLASSFAFIAPLQYGIEKWGIAVTMGGVIFAGFFYVVLSLVVRFGGEKILHKILPPVVVGPVIMTIGLILAPNAVKMATSATEIYTQNEAMIVAGISLVATILVMMLGRGMFRLIPILLGIITGYIVAYCFGMVDFSPIFNAPWFRMPNFTTPKFEFEAIIYMIPIAIAPAIEHIGDMLAISNVTKEDFLKNPGLKNTLLGDGLATSLAAFFGGPPNTTYSEVTGAVSLTKAYNPAIMTFAAITAIVLAFVGKLGAVLSTIPAPVIGGIMLLLFGIIASVGMETLIKNKVDLADPRNMIIVALIFIFAIGGMVLDLGAVKFSGIGLGAVTGIVLNLLLPKTKHYEGY; encoded by the coding sequence ATGCAAAGGTATGAGGGTTATAAATTTGATCCCAAACAAAGCTTAATCGGCGTTCAGTTTTTATTTGTCGCCTTTGGTGCACTGGTATTAGTGCCGATACTTACGGGACTAGATGCAAATGTAGCTCTCTTTACGGCCGGTCTTGGCACGCTACTTTTTCAGCTAATTACTAGAAAAAATGTTCCGCCTATTTTTTTAGCAAGCTCCTTTGCTTTTATCGCGCCACTTCAGTACGGTATCGAAAAATGGGGCATAGCCGTGACGATGGGAGGCGTTATATTTGCTGGATTTTTCTATGTTGTCTTAAGCCTTGTGGTCCGCTTTGGCGGAGAGAAAATTTTGCATAAAATTTTGCCTCCAGTTGTAGTTGGTCCAGTCATCATGACAATAGGCCTAATCCTTGCTCCAAATGCCGTCAAAATGGCAACATCAGCCACTGAAATTTATACCCAAAATGAGGCGATGATCGTCGCTGGCATTTCGCTAGTGGCTACTATTTTGGTAATGATGCTTGGACGTGGCATGTTTAGGCTTATACCTATTTTGCTTGGTATTATCACCGGATACATCGTAGCTTACTGCTTTGGCATGGTTGATTTTAGCCCTATATTTAATGCGCCTTGGTTTAGAATGCCAAATTTCACTACACCAAAATTTGAGTTTGAAGCGATCATTTATATGATACCTATCGCCATCGCTCCAGCGATCGAGCACATAGGCGATATGCTTGCTATATCAAATGTCACAAAAGAGGATTTTCTAAAAAATCCAGGCCTTAAAAACACACTCCTTGGAGATGGACTTGCCACTTCGCTTGCTGCTTTTTTTGGTGGCCCGCCAAACACTACATACTCAGAGGTCACAGGCGCAGTTAGTCTTACAAAAGCTTATAATCCAGCCATCATGACCTTTGCGGCGATCACTGCCATCGTGCTAGCCTTCGTTGGCAAGCTAGGAGCGGTGCTCTCAACTATCCCAGCCCCAGTCATCGGCGGTATCATGCTGCTACTTTTTGGTATCATCGCAAGCGTTGGCATGGAGACGCTTATAAAAAATAAAGTCGATCTTGCAGACCCTAGAAACATGATAATCGTAGCCCTCATCTTTATATTCGCCATCGGTGGCATGGTGCTTGACCTTGGAGCGGTTAAATTTTCAGGTATAGGGCTTGGTGCGGTTACTGGCATAGTTTTAAATTTGCTTTTACCAAAGACAAAGCATTATGAAGGATATTAA
- a CDS encoding M99 family carboxypeptidase catalytic domain-containing protein codes for MRKFLLFLLTFTTASLANTLDYALIKKGEPSENTMLLIGGIQGDEPGGFLAASIVATDYNITKGSLWVVPNLNFPSIIERSRGTKGDMNRKFAHVDKNDPDYNSVMKIKDVITDKNVTLILNLHDGSGYYRDKFINKDENPDKWGNTCIIDQSTLPSSKYPELESIASSVKDVLNKHLIDPKHQYHIKNTHTAMGDKEMLKSLTYYAITQNKSAFANEASKNLNAEQRTYYHLIAIEEYMKKAGISFTRPFNLDVKSVKKAIEKEIRLELENSYAISLKNLKPLINFVPLKKGELNYSSPNPLIAVIKENGSFKVQYGNRFVTRLKPQYFEFAKPLDEISLISDGSELTLKSGDKFSVKKSFKIKSLKNVRVNVIGYGTKSIDESEQEVTKNSLNKSYSIDKDSKIYRVEFYKNEDGKEKFAGMILAEFK; via the coding sequence ATGCGTAAATTTTTACTTTTTTTACTAACCTTTACCACTGCTAGTTTAGCCAATACTTTAGACTATGCGCTTATCAAAAAAGGTGAGCCAAGCGAAAACACGATGTTGTTAATCGGCGGTATTCAAGGAGATGAGCCAGGTGGCTTTTTGGCAGCCTCTATCGTGGCCACCGACTACAACATCACAAAAGGCTCGCTTTGGGTCGTGCCAAATTTAAATTTCCCAAGTATAATCGAGCGAAGTCGTGGCACAAAAGGCGATATGAATAGAAAATTTGCCCATGTCGATAAAAACGATCCTGACTATAACTCAGTGATGAAGATAAAAGACGTCATCACCGATAAAAACGTCACGCTCATCTTAAATTTGCACGATGGCAGCGGATATTACAGAGATAAATTTATAAACAAAGACGAAAATCCAGATAAATGGGGCAACACTTGCATAATAGACCAAAGCACGCTTCCTAGCTCAAAATATCCAGAGCTTGAAAGTATCGCCTCAAGCGTAAAAGACGTGTTAAATAAGCACCTAATAGATCCAAAACACCAGTATCACATCAAAAACACACACACTGCGATGGGTGATAAAGAGATGCTAAAAAGCCTAACTTACTATGCTATTACGCAAAATAAGTCAGCCTTTGCAAACGAAGCTAGTAAAAATTTAAACGCCGAGCAAAGGACTTATTATCATCTAATCGCCATTGAAGAATATATGAAAAAGGCTGGCATTAGCTTTACTAGGCCGTTTAACCTTGATGTTAAAAGCGTAAAAAAAGCGATCGAAAAAGAGATCAGACTCGAGCTTGAAAATTCATACGCAATAAGCCTCAAAAATCTAAAGCCTTTAATAAATTTTGTCCCACTTAAAAAAGGCGAGTTAAATTACAGCTCACCAAATCCGCTAATAGCCGTTATAAAAGAAAATGGTAGCTTCAAAGTGCAGTATGGCAACCGCTTTGTTACTAGATTAAAACCACAATATTTTGAGTTTGCAAAACCACTTGATGAAATTTCACTAATAAGTGACGGTAGCGAGCTTACATTAAAAAGTGGCGATAAATTTAGCGTGAAAAAGAGCTTTAAAATAAAATCACTCAAAAACGTGCGCGTAAATGTCATAGGATATGGCACAAAAAGTATAGATGAGAGCGAGCAAGAAGTGACTAAAAATAGCCTAAATAAAAGCTACAGCATCGATAAAGACAGCAAAATTTACCGAGTCGAGTTTTATAAAAACGAAGATGGCAAAGAGAAATTTGCTGGCATGATCTTAGCGGAGTTTAAATGA
- the tsaD gene encoding tRNA (adenosine(37)-N6)-threonylcarbamoyltransferase complex transferase subunit TsaD, whose amino-acid sequence MILGIESSCDDSSVALIDERTLEKIYYKKISQEEEHAIFGGVVPELAARLHTKALPALLNDILPNFKDIKAIAVTNEPGLSVSLIGGVSMAKALSVALNIPLIAVNHLVGHIYSLFLDREATFPLGVLLVSGGHTMILEVSENGEITELASTSDDSFGESFDKVAKMLDLGYPGGAVVQQNALLCKDKERFHFTIPLLHDKRLEYSFSGLKNQVRVEISKLENITQKDIAEICYAFENTACEHILNKLEKVFCLRNFKRFGVVGGASANLNLRKRLEMLCQKNECELLLAPLEFCSDNALMIARAGREKYLKGEFVSHSELNINPRVSFKKLELN is encoded by the coding sequence ATGATACTTGGCATCGAAAGTAGCTGCGATGATAGCTCAGTTGCACTCATAGATGAACGCACTTTAGAGAAGATTTATTATAAAAAAATTTCTCAAGAGGAGGAGCACGCTATCTTTGGTGGAGTTGTTCCTGAGCTTGCAGCTAGGCTTCATACGAAGGCACTGCCAGCACTTTTAAATGATATCTTGCCAAATTTTAAAGATATAAAAGCGATCGCCGTGACAAATGAGCCAGGGTTAAGTGTGAGCCTAATAGGCGGTGTCAGCATGGCAAAAGCGCTAAGCGTGGCTCTAAATATCCCGCTAATTGCTGTAAATCATTTAGTTGGCCACATCTACTCACTATTTTTAGATCGCGAAGCCACCTTTCCACTTGGCGTCCTGCTAGTTAGTGGTGGGCATACGATGATCTTAGAAGTAAGCGAAAATGGTGAAATCACTGAGCTTGCAAGCACTAGCGATGATAGCTTTGGTGAGAGCTTTGACAAGGTTGCTAAAATGCTTGATCTTGGCTATCCAGGCGGTGCCGTAGTTCAGCAAAATGCCCTACTTTGCAAAGACAAAGAGAGGTTTCATTTTACCATTCCACTTCTTCACGATAAACGCCTTGAATATAGTTTTTCAGGGCTTAAAAACCAAGTCAGAGTCGAAATTTCAAAGCTAGAAAATATCACACAAAAGGATATCGCTGAAATCTGCTACGCATTTGAAAATACTGCCTGTGAGCACATTTTAAACAAGCTTGAAAAGGTCTTTTGTTTAAGAAATTTTAAGCGTTTTGGCGTAGTTGGCGGTGCAAGTGCAAATCTAAATTTACGAAAAAGGCTTGAGATGCTTTGTCAAAAAAACGAGTGCGAGCTTTTGCTAGCTCCACTTGAGTTTTGCTCTGATAACGCCTTAATGATAGCAAGAGCGGGACGTGAGAAGTACCTAAAAGGCGAGTTTGTAAGCCATAGCGAGCTAAATATAAATCCAAGAGTTAGCTTTAAAAAGCTTGAGTTAAATTAA
- a CDS encoding dynamin family protein: MDEFLNHAWHLNKIYANTDASVPFYPDLLALLLSCDEKNLDEFMALAEFRTILKKLGVGLDIFSIQSAQLATLKALNEAKISSDELVTYLQKLRDEKIIGHEKFDFLIKFISKNSNQNKAENSNVKPKDHFHKSLDFLNEINEKASMLGEDKEFLLALKNAKKRSNETLFNIAVSGVINSGKSTLLNALLNKSILGTSNVPETINLTILKHASNSHAKVNFYSPDELEKLGLSSENLPASSVEISLDEIKNYTSSSSKTANLVKSVELYDDLELLRDNVCIIDTPGIDDAIVLREQITTNFMKECDLLAHLMNASQSATQKDALFLKKCLENSHIVRVAIVLTHADELDAKDINETLNYVKKAIGEQINDIKIDYFALSAKAYLDGALNSGVPEFKEYLYDVLFGKDSKKSALILSSYQKELQNILKTKLEATKAEILELKAFGLELEALQNEQANIKNSLNENFTKLEKLLESELKKLDDKNAKDIYKMGLEALLQNLNEKLKSEIAYCKSKRENLNLKRLTQIAKTTLCDGVAALMREARNETLVQTKSCEQNIALSFDGFSVSENKIFSINDFLKQMGVELDFGELLDELEAKILNKNEPDEALLGLRQNLLNNKSISQFCETLAEHEKKLLKERVKAYEMSQKEALSQRLLVLNEKLNELNLQNQSSISKLKQKASLQDEICSLLEDIKNV; encoded by the coding sequence ATGGACGAGTTTTTAAATCACGCTTGGCATTTAAATAAAATTTATGCCAACACTGATGCAAGCGTACCTTTTTACCCAGATCTACTGGCGCTTCTTTTATCTTGTGATGAGAAAAATTTAGATGAGTTTATGGCTCTTGCTGAGTTTAGAACTATCTTAAAAAAGCTAGGCGTTGGACTTGATATCTTTAGCATACAAAGTGCTCAGCTAGCCACACTAAAAGCACTAAATGAAGCAAAAATTTCAAGCGATGAACTCGTAACCTACTTACAAAAGCTACGTGATGAAAAGATAATTGGCCATGAAAAATTTGATTTTTTAATAAAATTTATAAGCAAAAACTCAAATCAAAATAAAGCTGAAAATTCTAATGTAAAGCCAAAAGATCACTTTCACAAGAGCTTGGATTTTCTAAATGAGATAAATGAAAAAGCAAGCATGCTTGGTGAAGATAAAGAATTTTTACTAGCTTTGAAAAATGCCAAGAAAAGATCAAACGAAACGCTTTTTAACATCGCAGTAAGTGGCGTCATAAACTCTGGCAAATCAACCCTTTTAAATGCACTTTTAAACAAATCCATCCTTGGCACTTCAAATGTGCCTGAGACCATAAATTTAACCATCTTAAAGCACGCATCAAATAGCCATGCAAAGGTAAATTTTTATAGCCCAGACGAGCTAGAAAAGCTTGGACTTTCAAGCGAAAATTTACCAGCCAGTAGCGTAGAGATCAGCCTAGATGAGATCAAAAACTATACATCTTCAAGCTCAAAAACGGCAAATCTCGTAAAAAGCGTTGAGCTTTATGATGACTTGGAGCTTTTAAGAGATAATGTCTGCATTATAGACACTCCTGGCATAGATGATGCGATCGTTTTAAGAGAGCAAATAACTACAAATTTTATGAAAGAGTGCGACCTTTTGGCTCATCTCATGAATGCTTCGCAAAGTGCAACGCAAAAAGACGCACTATTTTTGAAAAAATGCCTTGAAAACTCGCACATCGTAAGAGTTGCTATCGTGCTAACTCACGCTGACGAGTTGGACGCAAAGGATATTAATGAAACGCTTAACTACGTAAAAAAGGCGATCGGCGAGCAGATAAATGATATTAAGATAGATTATTTTGCCCTTAGCGCGAAAGCTTATCTTGATGGCGCTTTAAATAGTGGCGTGCCGGAGTTTAAAGAGTATCTTTATGATGTACTTTTTGGTAAAGACTCTAAAAAATCAGCTCTAATTTTAAGCTCATATCAAAAAGAATTGCAAAATATTTTAAAAACAAAACTCGAAGCCACAAAGGCTGAAATTTTGGAGCTTAAGGCATTTGGTTTAGAGCTAGAAGCTTTGCAAAACGAGCAAGCAAATATCAAAAATTCTCTTAATGAAAATTTCACAAAACTTGAAAAGCTTTTAGAAAGCGAGCTAAAAAAACTCGATGATAAAAATGCAAAAGATATCTATAAAATGGGGCTTGAAGCACTACTACAAAATTTAAATGAAAAGCTTAAGAGCGAGATCGCTTACTGTAAAAGCAAAAGAGAAAATTTAAATCTAAAACGTCTTACACAAATAGCAAAAACTACACTTTGTGACGGAGTTGCGGCACTCATGAGAGAGGCCAGAAATGAAACTTTAGTGCAGACAAAGTCATGCGAGCAAAATATCGCTTTAAGTTTTGATGGCTTTAGTGTGAGTGAAAATAAAATTTTTAGTATAAATGACTTTTTAAAGCAAATGGGCGTAGAGCTTGATTTTGGTGAGCTTTTAGATGAGCTTGAGGCTAAAATTTTAAATAAAAATGAGCCAGATGAGGCACTTTTAGGCTTAAGACAAAATTTACTTAACAATAAAAGCATATCGCAGTTTTGTGAGACACTAGCAGAACATGAAAAAAAGCTACTAAAAGAGCGAGTAAAGGCTTATGAGATGAGCCAAAAAGAGGCTTTAAGCCAAAGACTTTTAGTGCTCAATGAAAAACTTAATGAGCTAAATTTACAAAATCAAAGCTCAATTTCAAAGCTTAAGCAAAAGGCCTCCTTGCAAGATGAAATTTGCTCACTTTTAGAGGATATAAAAAATGTTTAA
- a CDS encoding dynamin family protein, with product MFNEFINAYKARYFKVFTNDFKGELARFVNDLNDPSLHISEQIKESLNLLIDTLNEPPLIAVIGQFSSGKSTFLNALLGQDILPSGLTPVTAKAVRLKFAKIPLLSVKFINGSESLLASSDLAELNKLGEQVSGMTLYAPSEILKEINFIDTPGLNSLRDADTKETKNTLKKVSGAIWLSLANNAAKASELESIKEILKANDLKAICLINQKDKLSEEELESLLKHAGQTYGELFEDIIAISSKQALLGITNNDKGLLEVSNFNEALKAIKEYFLDKSFKENFIKARAKKIVKLLTNEQEKHLEIYDNARLILDEFSGSLDERLEAIKEEFKPKIALSYSQMSEVIKLAADEVFKLLKPFSKTKFNASKTLLNKEIYKRENFEVISLDSDEVFSKLIYEDVVFNKFFKRYKKDLKELENAITSAFNELYKNLEDKFLIYKSCYENYASFNDQVLAYETKSINTYAGRTYENFLREYETAKFKAIQKVSLFFEKLDIKLASNYENALKLAVYFIKQKIEKTLESHLQMNTPLYIPSAKDVYERMLDAFSLYEFEALMCSNSSFLNKILLDIKSDFNEIYTLKIAMLDGLKARVKEQISKIEELCENSLLLR from the coding sequence ATGTTTAATGAGTTTATAAATGCCTACAAAGCGAGATATTTTAAGGTTTTTACAAATGATTTTAAGGGCGAGCTAGCTAGGTTTGTAAATGACCTAAACGATCCTAGCTTGCATATAAGCGAGCAGATAAAAGAGAGCTTAAATTTACTAATAGACACTCTAAATGAACCACCGCTAATAGCTGTTATCGGTCAATTTTCAAGTGGAAAATCAACGTTTTTAAACGCACTTCTTGGTCAAGATATCTTGCCATCAGGACTAACTCCAGTCACCGCAAAGGCTGTGAGGCTAAAATTTGCAAAGATACCACTTCTAAGCGTAAAATTTATAAATGGTAGCGAAAGCCTGTTAGCAAGTAGCGATCTAGCCGAGCTAAATAAGCTAGGCGAGCAAGTTTCTGGTATGACGCTTTATGCGCCAAGTGAGATTTTAAAAGAGATAAATTTCATCGACACTCCTGGCCTAAACTCGCTAAGAGATGCTGATACAAAAGAGACAAAAAATACGCTAAAAAAGGTTAGTGGTGCGATATGGCTAAGCCTTGCAAATAACGCCGCAAAGGCAAGCGAGCTTGAAAGTATCAAAGAAATTTTAAAAGCCAATGATCTAAAAGCGATCTGCCTAATCAACCAAAAAGACAAGCTAAGTGAGGAGGAGCTTGAAAGTTTACTAAAACACGCTGGGCAAACTTATGGCGAGCTTTTTGAGGATATCATCGCTATCTCGTCAAAGCAAGCTCTTCTTGGCATTACAAATAATGACAAAGGCTTACTTGAAGTTTCAAATTTTAACGAAGCTCTAAAGGCTATTAAAGAATACTTTTTAGACAAGAGCTTTAAAGAAAATTTCATAAAAGCAAGGGCAAAAAAGATCGTAAAACTCCTAACCAACGAGCAAGAAAAACATCTAGAAATTTATGATAATGCGCGGTTGATTTTAGATGAATTTAGTGGCTCATTAGATGAGAGGCTAGAGGCGATAAAAGAGGAGTTTAAACCAAAGATCGCTTTAAGTTATAGTCAAATGAGTGAAGTTATAAAACTTGCTGCCGATGAGGTATTTAAGCTACTTAAACCATTTTCAAAGACAAAATTTAACGCTTCAAAGACGCTTTTAAACAAAGAAATTTATAAGCGTGAAAATTTTGAGGTAATAAGTCTTGATAGCGACGAAGTCTTTTCAAAACTTATCTACGAAGATGTGGTTTTTAATAAATTTTTTAAACGCTACAAAAAAGATTTAAAAGAGCTAGAAAATGCAATAACCTCAGCGTTTAATGAGCTTTATAAAAATTTAGAGGATAAATTTTTAATATACAAATCTTGCTATGAAAATTACGCTAGCTTTAATGATCAAGTCTTGGCTTACGAAACAAAATCCATAAATACATATGCCGGACGGACATATGAAAATTTTTTAAGAGAGTATGAAACGGCTAAATTTAAGGCCATACAAAAGGTCTCTTTGTTTTTTGAAAAGCTTGATATAAAACTAGCCTCAAACTATGAAAACGCGCTCAAACTCGCGGTTTATTTTATAAAACAAAAGATAGAAAAGACGCTAGAGTCGCACCTGCAGATGAATACGCCACTTTATATTCCAAGCGCAAAAGACGTCTATGAGCGCATGCTTGATGCGTTTAGCCTTTATGAGTTTGAAGCTTTAATGTGCTCAAACAGCTCGTTTTTAAATAAAATTTTGCTTGATATAAAAAGCGATTTTAATGAAATTTATACTTTAAAAATAGCAATGCTTGATGGCTTAAAAGCAAGAGTTAAAGAGCAAATTTCAAAGA